Part of the Zingiber officinale cultivar Zhangliang chromosome 8A, Zo_v1.1, whole genome shotgun sequence genome, GTTTGAGGATGATGATGCTCCCACTGCCACCACTTCAACCCGAAATTCTCTACTGCAACGAATCGCAACAACTTATGAGAGTGAGGTAATCCAGATTTTTGGACAATGCTATATTTTCAACTAATCATTGCATGCTAGTAACTGACGCCGCCTTAGTTTTTATTGAACACCTTTTGGTTGTTGTGGCACTTAACATGATTAGTACTATTCAAATAAACATACAATATGCATACTCCATCTGAAGCATCTGTTCTCTCAGTTAATATTTACGCTACTGCTGAACCATATTTCTCAAAGCCTCAGAGGTGCTGTAGCTTGCACCAAGTGAAATTTTGCCGAGAGAAAAAAAAACCTGTTCATCTGCAGATAgttttatttttgaaagtttcataggtttttataaattttatttttttggagGATGCTTCTTACTAATCTGAAGTTCTAGATGTCAATATCCCTCGACAGATGCAGTATTAGCTTCCAGTTGCATGCTTACAGATTTATGTCCTTTTTATCCTCATTTGGGGTTCATTCCTCTTTCAAATCTAAAATAACAAATTTTCTTACATGTGATTATGATTCAGTCATGTAGTTACATTTTTGCACGTGCAAACTCATGTATTTCCTTTAAAAAATGAACTGGAGTAACTTTTCACTGAAAATGCTTCCATTTGGCTTATTCAAAATTCAGTGTGTATGTGTTTCGTAGTTTCATTCATTGTGTCTATTAGATAGTTAGGCTGATGTGACTAATGTTTACCTTTTATAGAAGCATCAAAATCTTGGAAAGAGATCTTCACAAGAAATTCCTACTCCCCAATTCAGCTCTGTGGAAACGTACGAAAGAGATTATTCTCGCACCTTTGCTCAAACAACTTGTTACATACGTGGAAGAGGAGGTAAACTGCCTTTTTCTGATAGTAATAGCTAAAAATAGGGCATACAAATTGGCTTCACTTTGTTACTACACATTATGTGTGTATTACTCTTTACAGCCAGGGCTGAGATTGGTGAATTTGTCGAGTATGATCTGGATGATGACGACGAGGATTGGCTTGAAGAGTTTGACTACGAGAGAAAAATCCTATCACCAGAAAAGTAATGAAATAAATCCTAGTATTTCCTTTATATGTTTAGTATGTTATTATGCTTAATTTAGCAATATGATGTCTGCCTTTTTAGTTGAGAATATTAGTTCCAGTAAGTTCAattacttttattgattctattaCTAGAAAAGTAATGATATCAAATTTCCTTATATATTTACTGACCACggatacttaattttgaaaatgaatcTGGTTTCTAACTGAGAATCTTAGTTCGAGTAAAAAAAAGTAAATCCAATTATAACATGCTAGatatgttttattattattattatttagagcATCACTATTCTCCATTCAATATGGGAAAATAATTCCTTTTGCTAGAATTCTGATTTTCTAGGCGGAGTCCAGTCCATGCATTGAGTGTGTGAAATCTGATTTTCAATTAATATTATCATCAAAAAGTCCCTTAATCTTTGAATAAGTAGCAAATTAATCAAACAAAGGATATGCATGCTCACTCTCTCGTTCAGTTGCATAGTTGGGGTTACATTCCCCCCTCCTTTTACATTTTAAAAGTAGATATCTTCTTGTACAAAAAGCAAAGGTGTTTCCAATTCAGTAAAGAGGCTTATTTTTGTTGCCTTTTCCCTTTCTGCTGTTATTTTTCATGTGTTATATGCTTCATTCCAGGTTTGAGTCCCTGCTGTTCAAGTTGGAGATTTTGGATCACAGAGCTCGAGAAAGAGCAGGAGTCCTAACATCCACATTTGGAGCTCCTATTCCTGTTCTTTTGCAGTTCGACTCCGCAGCAGAGGTTAATCAGTGAAAACAATATTAGGGAATCTTATTTGGCAACCTTAaggattttttcttcttcttttgtttgCAAGCTTGTTCTATGATTATCCATCTCTCCATCAGCCAAAGAATATGTTGGTTAGCACATTCCTTTATGCTGATGTAGTTTTTTTTCCTTAGCACATACCTAAAAAATTCTAATGTTCCTTGCTTATGATTGTTTATTGATAGTTGGTTGGAAACTTTTTTGAGTGTGGATATGATTATGTCTAGTTGGCTTGCACATGGTGCTTTGACAGCATCTGTTCTTGGACTAATCATGTCTAAGTTGGACAGGGCCTTAACTGTTGAGTTATTCACATCTTCACGAGTTGGGGATGGGATATGGATGGAAGAGAAGAAACATTAGCGAACTTGTCAAAGAAGAGGTTCAGTTTGGTGTGGATTCTGATACTGAAATAGATGATAATATGGTGGCATAGGTGGAAGGATTGAGTTATTTTGCAGTTACTTGGTTTGCTGCACACATGATtataaaaaagaatgaaaaaaagtTCCCAATGGTGACATGGTGTCAGTATTTTGTAAATTTTTCCTGTTTACTAGAGACATTTTTAAGCTAACATTTCAAAGTTAGCCAACTTTGAAAAAAATATGTGATTTTTTGTGCATATATTCAAAATCTGAAATGTGAGTTCATGCATAGTTTCTAAGAAAGTATTTCAAGAGCCAGGCTTGCTAAAGTTTGCACATTTGCAGGCCTTGCAATCACTTGCAGTACGTTCCAGCATTTTGCAGTCTGTATATAATTACTGGAAATTGAAGGTATCATTCAATATGCACATTCTTTTTCAGAATGCTACTAACTATTAAGTGAtgagattttacatttttgtcaGATTGATTTGTGCTGTAGATAAAAACATTATTTATAATCTTGTTCATTAACTTTCCTTCTCTGTATTGCAAAAATGTGAAATAGTTCATTCTAACTGGAATTTGCTATTGCTTTATATTGGTCCCTTATTTTTATTCATAATCTTTTCTTGCAGCGGGAACAGTGGCAAAAGCCTATTTTGCGTCACTTGCAGGTTAGCTCTTTGATTAAGTAGCGATCTGTATGGATTTTAATTGATAGTTTCTTTCCCACAGTATATGTTTCTATATTGACTTGACCTTGATAAGACAGATTACTTTGATCTTGTAACAGTATTGATCAAAATGTTTAGAATACAGCTTTAGATACAAAAATCTGCATTTGTTATCATATAAATTGTGACTATGCTAACAGACATGCTGACACAAGGAGGTTTCTCCTTGCAAGAGCAGACACTGACATCTTCCTGAAACTGCAGTCCCTTTTTTGCTCCCAACACCTTGTGGAACTAGTATTATATGTGTGATCTTTTAAGGAAGTTCTCTATGAAGAAGTTTAATATTAACTTTTTTCTTCCTTGATATAGTGCTTTATGTTGATTATACTGGCTCAATTGTATAAGTGTATTTCTTTGATGCAATTCTCTGAAAAATAATTAACCTGAACATGGCTATTTCTGCTGTTGTTTAGCCGCCTCCTCCAGTTAATGATACCAATCCATATAATGTGTTTAGACCCAGGGAAAAGGCACACCGACTTCATACAAGAAGGGTAAGCCTGTCAAACATTATGTCAGAATTGTTTATCTTCTTGCTACTTTTCTTTGGAAGATCAATATTCCAAAAATGTACATTCTTGATATTCATTAAGTTTCCGTTTCTCAGATGCAAAGGAGGGAAAACAATGTTCAGTCATTTGAAAAACTTCGACAGGTAAtgcttctttttcattttcagtggAATATTATTTCTTGAAAATGAAGTTATCAGGCATTTATGGGTGAATTCATAATTGACTTCTCACTCAATTTATGCTAACataaatgaatcttgtaattttcttctttggtggtgTTTGGACCTTGAAAGCTGAAATCTATACATGACTATTTCATCAATATCTACACTATTTTCACTTAAGGTCTTTATGATGAGACCAATCCTAATTTTTGGTTTCATCTTAAATTAGTATGAGATTTGAAGATGCTTGATATGAAGGCAtctatatttttatgttattctATCCCAAAGAGATTGTCCTGTGGACTCTGCCATGATCATCATCATCAAGCTATATTTCCTTTCCTGAAGCAGGGTAAAAGAAAGCCTAAGAGttctagtaaaattttatttatgttagtCAATTTGTGCGTCCATCATCGAGTCTATCTTTTCTCAGCTTGCAATAAGGTTTTTGTGTTGTTTGGTTGTGAAGCGTGTTTGCTCCTTAAAAATTTGCTTGAAAGTAGTTGCTCATTTGAGATTGAAACTGATTATTAATTCTCTGTTTTATCATATAGAAGAATCTTATTGTTTGCACTCTTAATGTAAATTAAGCACCACTACTTATCAGTGTTTTGTTGTAATAATCACTTCCCACTAGTTGTCTCTATAAGCAGCTTTGTCATTTCTGGAAGTGGGAAAAAACTTACGAGTCAATGCTCAACAACAAAGTGCACATAAGCAACTCTTTTTGTGACATTCAGGAGACAATTTAGGGTCCAATTGGTTTGTCATGTTGACTCAATCAGAATCATTTCTTTACTCATAACAAATGGTAACTTGTATTAGCCAGGAATAAGGAGTTTAATTGAGTTATTGTAGCTTAAAAACTTTCCTAGAACCAAATCACCTATTTCTATCGAGCTCATCACTTTTCTACATATTACACTGTTCTGTCTCCGACAAATTAATGGGCCAAATTTTGTCTGGTGTTGGAAGCTCAAATGATAATATATTAATGTAAGGCCTGATAATAATTTTCCGTATGAATGATAATAACTTTCTAGGCCTTTCGGGATGCTGCTATCTTTGCATATTCTAATTGCTCTCGTTCAGTTCTGTTCTAGTCTATATTAACTTTGTTTTAGCAATGTTGGTTCTCGAACTTATTTTTGTGAATGGAACTATTCGATTTCAGGTCAGGCGTAGCTTGGAGCAGGCAAGGAGAGTGGTGGAAGCCGTAATTAAGGTTTCTAGTTGCACATTTTTCTGCAATCCATACGATGAAAAAATATTGATTCATGACTAGCATATATATtcagagagaagagaagaagcgaGAGTTTGTGGAATGCATGGTCAATCTCCAACGTGCTCAATTGAAGTACAaggtacattaaaaaaaaatctatggtCTCCTCCACTGACTAGGCTTTTATTGACCTACTTTCACTGCATTCTTTTTCATTTTAACCCAATTATTTGTGCCCGGAAAGTTGGAATGTAGATTTATGGTTTTCCTCCTCTGGCGATCTGTGGAAGGTAGTTTCACATTTTACTGCCTCTTAGAGTAGCAAGGCTTTCCACATCGACTAAAACCAGTAGCTTTCAACAGCTATATATGTATGCCATTTAATCTATCGCAGATCATTATGTCAGACTCTCAGTCATAGTGAGCTTGTAACCTCTTAACAATTTCCTTGACTATCCTCCTCAACCTGCAAATCAGTAGTTGATGTCATCTTGTTATATTATCAAGAACATCTTGTTATATTGTCTTCCTGATATCATGAAAATACTTGTGCTTCAGCTCCTGTCTTTGATATGAAATTAACCTGAAGTTGTTGCATCATAATTCATAATTATTTTGGTATTCTTTTTGGAAGTGTTGATAATTTGTTCGATGATAAGTTTTTTACATATCATATATTTGTTTGTACTGGTATATCATTGGTTGCTTGTAAAAGAGAATTGACATTTTTTCCAATGTTACCTAGTTCAACTTTTCCGTGAGTTTCCCGGCTTGACTAAAACTTGTTTCAGCATGAGGCACAGCTTGTCGATGACCGAACAGCACTCTCAGGTTTTCCAGAATCATTCAAGTTTACTTCtagtgatgatgatgatatggatgCCGATTATGCACGAGCTGGGCCCGCCTCTGTCCATCCAAACTATGCAGATTCCAATTTTATGGCCGTCCACAAAGAGCTAATGAGGCGAGAATCAAAACAGCAATATATATCAGATGGACGTCTACAGAGGATGGTATGCATTCACTTTCAAGAATTGTATTGTTTTCGATCTGCAGTTTGGTAGAAAGTTTCAATCGCAATTCCTTAATTTGTGTTTATTATGAATCTTGGACACTTGAAATAGTTGAACACTAACGCTTTGGTATTTCATCAAGGATTAACTCGTTGAATATGTTGCAGGATCCTGACGAGCCGATCATGCTTTTCACAAAACCTCTGGATTCAGATAGGCTTGCTGCCTTTGGCATCATGCCGCCATCTCGTCCGCCTACTGATGATGGTTCAGGCGTACCGACCTTCCGAGGCAGGATTGGTCGCGGGGGACGCATAATCTTTGATCGTCGTGATCCCCATTCCCAAGCTCCAATTGACCAGGAAACCTTTCCTTTTGCACCCTTTCGGAGGCCTCATCCGCCAAATGGCTAACAGTATTGcttcttgcattttttttttctcttcccatCATCTACTGGCAAACATTAGTAGGTTTGGAGAGAAGCAGTATAGGCCTTAAGATCAAGCCTTCCGATATCACTGATTCTATAGCATTAGGGTTCCTCGACGCAAGCTTGGACGCAAGTGAGACAGAGGTTGTGTACCGATTTAAGAACACTAAATTGGTATGATTTGTAGCTAGGCATGGTGAGGGTCTTTTTTTTCTTTGTACTGGCCATGGCGTTCGCTTCTTGCTCTCTCCAACCATTGTACACTTATTTGTCTTAGATTAAAGGCTAAGCAttcattgtttcttcttgttCTATGTATGGCTTAAGGTTACTATCCATGTTTGCTATTTTTAGTTGACTTTTTTTGCTGTGCTTTTGGCGACGGGGAGGCTTGACATAACAGTAAGTTTTTACCGAGTGATCTGATGGTCACAGATTTGATGGTGGAAATTTTTTGCAATGTAGCATAAGGTTATGTTACTCTATTTTTGTTGTGCTTTTGGGGGGTTATAGTTACAACTATAGTTTATAGGATCATGCTTTAGGGTTAGGATTGAATCGGTCGGGATCGGATCATAGAATTATacgattttatcaaaaaaatttaaaatcttatcatatatgattaataattagaaaaaaatatctaaaaaaatttatttacatataaatagataATTACATGTAACCATTTACATTCAACATCTCATATTATATTATTACatgttcaaatttaaattaactagtaatttaattaattttctcacatagtaataatatttatatttacatatcataaaataaaagaatataaattttttattaatataataataataataataataataataacatattcaatgttaaaaatattttcttagttTATAAGATAGTCCAATTTAAAGGCTAACAAAATATTTAATGTACATAACAGAAGTTATTGAATCTTTTGATTCAGATATGAACGTCGTaaataatcttctaaaaattgaTTGATGCCACACAATACTACAATAGGCATAGCCATTCAAAAACTCATCATTTTCGGAGAAAAAAATGACAGAATGTTATTgaaaaaaataactcaaaaataattaaacatatgcttaaataatttaaaactctaacaacacgaaaaaaagataataaaaaaaagataaaatgttCTTAGCATCcgaaaaagatttaaataatattttttggattttaaataggatggttaaggataaactttgaaatttattaaagatatcTGAAcgagttttgatttgatatattataggccccgtggTTTAATTTGAGTAAAAAATTATGACATCTCAAAATTTCCATCGATCCTGCTCCGATTTTATTACGATTTTACTGATTTTGTTCTGATCCTGTCGATTCTGTTGTAATtctattgtaaaaattaattcatCTTGGATCGATTTTGGATTTCTATATTATAAGATCGTATGATCTTACGATCCAGATCGTGATTTTACAAATCATGGTTACAACAGTGTTAACATaagagtatttttgaaagataataaatataatatagtgtgttttttttattttttaaaaatatatttgtaaattttttataatgcccctaattttaaatattttcctaAAAATATCTTCTAAAATATCCATCATCTATTTTTACTCAACTAGAACTCTTTCTAACGTCACCATCTCCTCTAATCTAGTGATGAATTATTTGTAATTGTAATTAGATCGTGGTCACGATTTGATCGTAATTAATTGTGATTTCTCCTTGAGTTCATCCTTCCAGGTTATAGTTTGGATTATCCATGACATTTAGCTCATCCGAAGATAGTGAGCAAGAAGCAAAAATGGAAGCAAAGGGCAATGATCTTCCTGGGTGCCAAGGATCCCGACTTCAAAATAATCTAGGTCAATGAGAATCCAAAAGATCTATCAAATTACCCTAAACACAATTATACTGACCTCTATATATAGAGATCCGATATGTTATCATCCCATGGATGATAATGGATCGTTTAAATGATTCTATAGATTAAACCAGCCCATTCATTAATCTTAAACTCAATGGATTACGCACGAATTTAAATCTGCTGATCGGTTTAGAAGCGGGTTCTGGGCTGATTATGGATTTCAATGAATCCGTCTCCAACCCAtccctataataataataataataaaggttAACGGATCCAACCCGCCTTGAACCCGTCAGATTTTGAGCGGATTCAGATCGGGGTGGGACGGGACGGGTCGGATCGGATCTTGATtcggatttatttatttttgacagGGTGAATTTCGAAATTGATAAAATCCGACCCGAATCCGTTCCGTTGCTATATCTAACGGAAGCTAAAGAACATTCCCAATATCTCAGTCAGGTCCAAAACATTTTCAATTTTTGAGTTTTTTACTAAGAAATCGACACAATGCGATGCGCCTCCGCTTACTTTCGATCTCACTTCTCCGCTTCGTCCCACTCCGATCTCCTCCGATCCCTTGATGGCGGTGGCGCACGGAGGGCGGCGTCTGTATGGAGCTTCGGGGATAACAGCAACGGCGCCTTGGGCATCGCAACGCCGCTCGCCGACGGGTACGAGCCGACCCGGGTTCCGTCTCTCCCCTCCGACGTCACCTCTGTAGCCGCCGGACACTATCACTCCCTCGCCGTCACCGCCAGAGGGGATTTGTGGGCTTGGGGCCGAAACGAGGAGGGTCAGCTTGGAAGGCACGCTGCGGCGCACAGGTTCTCTGCCTTATACCTCAAAGCCTTTCTTTTTCATGTCTTAGTGACCGCGATTTTGTTGTCTCTTACTTGTTTGTCTCCAAGATTCATCCTTTTCCCTATTCGTGATCTTTACTGTGATTGCAATTTCTCTGCCAACCTATAACGATAAGTATCTTATTTTGCTACTTCTTACTTCTATCTTCAATCTTCAATCTTCAATCTTCAATCTTAAAGATATCATAAAAAGGATGACAGTCAACTTTCCCTAATCATTTTTCAGTCACTTACACTTGTTTGATTCCTACTTTACTTGAGGGGTTATAGATTTGTGCCGAAATCGTATAGATAATTGGAGTCTGTACCATCTTTTTTTTTCTTGCCCTATGGAATTTCAAGCAAATGATAACTGGAAAAGCATTGTGTTATTCTTTCACTCTCATCTTATTGTTGCTGACAGAGTCACATGGAGCCAACCAGAAAAAGTTGCAGGTGTGGATCATGTTGGAGTTACAGCTGCTTTTGCATCTGGTGTTGTATCTGCTGCCATTGACGATGAAGGCTCTTTATGGGTATGGGGACGATCCAAGCGTGGTCAACTTGGCCTGGGAAATGGTGTTATAGAAGCTACTAAACCTTCCAAAGTCGAGGCACTTGCAGGTCATCAGTTAGTGAAGGTGCTAACCTACTATAAACCCTTCAGTTCATTTGATATCAATTTCCACAAATGCTGTAAAACTCAACTATCTCACGGTTTCTTCTTCCACTTTGTATTGCTAGTGACATCaaacaatttgaaaaaaaaaaaaaatctgactcCTATAACTCCCCTTGGGTTCTGCCTAATTTCCCTTCTCCATCTCCTTCCTTTCTTGTTATGTTCTTGTGAGATATTTTTGCTGGCCACGTGTTAATGATTTATCACAATAGTACCACAGACATTAAAAGCTTGCTATGGTTATACTATGAACTTATTAGTCCAGCATAGTCATCTGTACTTAATGAGGAGATTCAGTAATTATTTGATAGCCTATGTAATACCATTTATCTAGAATAATAGAGGATGTTATTCTATGCTTATACAAAACGAATGACATGTATATATTTATTCATCCTAATAACTCGACTCAGACAATATGACCATTTTTCTAGAAAACCAAAAGGTGCTGCTCTTTGGTAAGTTTGCTTATGCTAGACACATGACACATGTATCCTTATGAACTTATCACCAACACCTACAATTTGTTCTTAATAAGTAGACTCGGTTGCATTCATGGTTTTATGGAATACATTTGGTATGGttggcatgcaaaatttattGTTCCATTGATCGACACAAGAAACCAATTCAAGATCTTCAATAAAAAGAGAGGGCCAAGCCTTCTGCAATGAGGCTTCTGCGTGCAGCTTCAATAAAGCTTTGTGCAAGTGGCTGCAATGGAGCTTCTGCGAGCAACCACAAAAGCAAGGCTTCTGGGAGCAACTGCAGCAGAGCTTGCATGAGCAATTGCGATGAGACTTCTGCGAGTAACTACGATAGAGCTTCCACGAGGGCCAGGTTTTTGCGAGTTTGAAGGCTAGGATTCTGCTATTTGTGACAAGGCTTCCACAGGACATCCACGACGAGGTAACTCACGATGAGGAATCTTCTTTTGCTGGCGTGATTCGTTCCTCTTCTCTCCTCCTCtggatcttcttcctcttccccaccTCAATGCCTCTGGCATTACAAGTTGGCATTCCTCAAACGACATTGACACTATATCGATCTGACCAGGGTGTTCCAAAATCCCAGTTCGGAAAGATATTTTATACCTGGGTCATACCATTTTGTAGCCTATATAAATGGCCATTTTTAATAATACAAAAGCTCCTATTCTTTTCTACAGTAAAACACATGACTAATATTTTTTTCATCCAGTTTCAGGACTCATTGTGACATCTTTGTTCTCAATAAGCAGGTATCTTTTGGATGGGGGCATGCATTGGCTCTAACTAAATCTGGTAAGGTGTTTGGTTGGGGTTATGCAAAGGATGGAAGATTAGGTCAAATGGGGCAGAAGCTCTATGTAGCACATGAACCTTTGAAACATGATAGATCATTGGAGAGTTCGACGTCAATGCTTGATGCAGTCGAGAAATTGGTGGCAGAGAagattgaggaagagaagagcaTGCCCATCATTTGGGAGCCATGTGAAATTCTGGATATGGGTGATTCCAGTGCTTCTGATGTAGCTTGTGGGCTCGATCATTCTTTAGTGCTCTCTAGTAAGTATCTTTTTGCTTATTAGGAAATTATTTGTTATCATGAATTCTTGATATGCCTTGTTTTTTTTTGCTAATCTTTCTAAGTATCTGTTGTATCGATCATTACTTTAGTGCTCTCTGGTAAGTACCTTTTTGCTTATTAGGAAATTATTTGTTATCATGAATTCTTGATATGCCTTGTTTTTTTGCTAATCTTGTTAAGTATCTGTTGTATGaagtatttttatattcttgttcTTAGGATATAATGCTAGGATTGGAATTTTCAAGCTGTTATTAGCAGGGTATGCAGTTCAATTCAAGTTCACTTAGTCGAAAAAGAAGGGCAAACTTCTCACCAAACATTTTCTCAAATCACGAGCCCCACAAGACCTCTagcttcatgtttttttttaaaatttttttttcgaaGGTCAAAACTTTCCCGTGTTGGACATATATAAAGCCACTAGATTTGTGGAGCGAGATCtatctaaaaaataatttaagtggcTTAGTTTTTGGACATTAAGTCGTTTTGGCTCCAAATCTTCTTCCCATATACTCGAGATTAGTCTTGGATGACCAATATGAACAATGTAGCACGATcaagtatttttttaataaaaattacttGATGGCCCTTCATAACTCCAAAACACAAACTAAGACTTCCTTACAACTCTCGAGGGGATAACCAatgaacaatttaggtgtatgaAGTAGTGTGGCTCAGTGTCAAATCCCAAACTAATGCCTGTATTCCCCACACTCTTTGGAGCACATGTTCAGCCAGAACTACTTATCACCAAAAACAACTTATTTCAActcaatttatttacttatgaCCACAAACAAGTTATttcaattcaaaatttattttccaagTAAATCTAGCTACTATGAATCTGGTATCCTTGTTTgtccaaaataataaaatttttcccTTAAAAAAAttcaggaagaaaaaaaaaatcatcaagcTATGGGTATTTTTTGCTGCTAAATCAGGAAGCATGATTTGGGAAAACTGAAACTAGGTGTGTGATATGAGAATTTTACCAAAAAGAATTGTATCTTTGTTGGTCAGAAAATTTTCTTATAGTTTCATAATTTATTTCAGGTAATTCCAGTATACTAAGCGGCGGAGACAATACATATGGTCAGCTGGGCAGGAGCACAGGAGAAGGCTCTGTTATGCTTCCCGTTGACACGAACACTCTCTCACTCTCAGTTTCAGCAGGCCTCGGTCACTCTCTTGCCATATGCCATACTTCATCTGGAGCTTGCACTTCTGTGCTTTCATGGGGATGGAACCGGAGTCACCAGTTGGGGCGTCGAGGGCGAGAAGATGCCCCGGGAATAATCAAAGCCCTCAATGGAGAAACTCCAACATCAGTTTCTGCTGGGCGTGTGCATTCCCTTGCCCTCACTGCCAAGAAGGAGTTGTGGTTGTGGGGCTCTGGCCGAAATGGCCGACTTGGACTCGGAAGCTCGTTGGACGAGACGGAGCCAGCCATGGTGGAGTCTCTGGCTGGGCTTGATATTCTACAAGCAGTGGCGGGTTTCGACCATAATCTTGTGCTGGTTTCATAATAGTTTTTCAGGTCAGTAATTTCTTTACTAGTTCTGAATTTTTTATGATGGTTAGTATTTACAAAATATGAATTGAACCACTGGTTGGACCAAAAAAACTTGAAATTAGATATCAGTCCAGTTCAGCTTAATTATAAAGGACAGTCTAATGCACGAAACTTCAGTCAATGCAATGCCTTGAGGAAGAGTCTCTTACGTAACCTTATCATGCATTACAAGAGATTATTTTTGTGACTCGAATTCGGAGATTATTTTTTGTGACTCGAATCCGTGAATATTAAGTCACACGGCAACAATTTTACTATTGGGCCAAGGCTTTTCTTCTAGTTCACAGATTGAATGTGCAATGAAAATAAACCGATAAAAAAACTGTCGGTTTTCAAAAATTCTAAGCTGATTTTTCCGACAAAAAAAAGGGGGTTGTATATGGAGCATTTTACCAAGAAGTGGTATTTCATCCAAATGAACAAAATGAGTCATTAtctgtttctttttttttcccctaATAGATGTCCTAGATTTGTTTTTTCCCACAATACTTTTAGTTGTGATCTTTTTTCTTACTACAAGTAGATAAATTTGTGTTTTTCATGGTGCAGAAGATCCAGAGGAGAAAAAGGAGGGGATAAGGGAAGGAGTTGTGCTCGCAGAAGAGATAGTCCAGTTATCTCGTTGCAGAGGTTCATTTGCGTAAGCCTCATCACGACGTAATAGATCCTTCTCGTGCTTGCCAAAAACTAACCCTTGCACAAGCTCCATCACAGTCGCTCACAGAAGCTTTGTCGTAGAATCTCTGCCCTCAAACTC contains:
- the LOC122009234 gene encoding ultraviolet-B receptor UVR8-like, with protein sequence MRCASAYFRSHFSASSHSDLLRSLDGGGARRAASVWSFGDNSNGALGIATPLADGYEPTRVPSLPSDVTSVAAGHYHSLAVTARGDLWAWGRNEEGQLGRHAAAHRVTWSQPEKVAGVDHVGVTAAFASGVVSAAIDDEGSLWVWGRSKRGQLGLGNGVIEATKPSKVEALAGHQLVKVSFGWGHALALTKSGKVFGWGYAKDGRLGQMGQKLYVAHEPLKHDRSLESSTSMLDAVEKLVAEKIEEEKSMPIIWEPCEILDMGDSSASDVACGLDHSLVLSSNSSILSGGDNTYGQLGRSTGEGSVMLPVDTNTLSLSVSAGLGHSLAICHTSSGACTSVLSWGWNRSHQLGRRGREDAPGIIKALNGETPTSVSAGRVHSLALTAKKELWLWGSGRNGRLGLGSSLDETEPAMVESLAGLDILQAVAGFDHNLVLVS
- the LOC122009232 gene encoding uncharacterized protein LOC122009232, whose product is MSRLSFRPRPLDIHKKLPIVKSVKEFEDDDAPTATTSTRNSLLQRIATTYESEKHQNLGKRSSQEIPTPQFSSVETYERDYSRTFAQTTCYIRGRGARAEIGEFVEYDLDDDDEDWLEEFDYERKILSPEKFESLLFKLEILDHRARERAGVLTSTFGAPIPVLLQFDSAAEALQSLAVRSSILQSVYNYWKLKREQWQKPILRHLQPPPPVNDTNPYNVFRPREKAHRLHTRRMQRRENNVQSFEKLRQVRRSLEQARRVVEAVIKREEKKREFVECMVNLQRAQLKYKHEAQLVDDRTALSGFPESFKFTSSDDDDMDADYARAGPASVHPNYADSNFMAVHKELMRRESKQQYISDGRLQRMDPDEPIMLFTKPLDSDRLAAFGIMPPSRPPTDDGSGVPTFRGRIGRGGRIIFDRRDPHSQAPIDQETFPFAPFRRPHPPNG